ACACATTTGCTACTTAGAGTGGATGAAAGGTCCTCTGGGAAACGTAGCCATTCAACAATAAAATGGTCGCACCTGGTTGGTTATGTACAgctctttattttaataaaaccatTTCAAGTGAGATACAGTTGCATGGTGACGCTCCCTTGTCTCCATGTGTCCATCACTCCTCTGCAGTACACAGATctcaaagagaaaaataaagacaatgcaaaacacacagagcccagGAAAGTAAAGACATCCAGATAATCCAACAGATCGATAACAGTATATTAACCTccttcattgaatttaaatatgattgaatttgttttttgacGCCTGTGGATtgattaaactgtgttttttgtagTGTTAGTGGAGCTGGGGGGGCACTTCATGGAAAATGGACAAACCATTTAAACCTACCAAGTGCTGATATGAACTGGTGATGCAAGGCACAACTCAGAGGCCTACGTATATGTGCCAAAAGCTTTATTGCAGTCCTGCGGTGAGTCATCACacttggtgggggggggggtctcaacAAACAGGTACAAACTGCTTCACatataaaagacagaaaagtaaGAATACCTAAAATAACGTCAAATAAAAATAGTCATAGACCAaccattacaataataaaactagaatgagGTTAAATCAGGATATGCAATACGATTAAAGGGCATTTTCAGCTTTGAAGCTCCTGACTCAGTCTGTTGTATTTCCTCAGGCAAGGTGTTCCAAAACCTCTGAGCTCTTATTTCAAAGCTCTGGCCCCGATCGTCTTCAGCTGAGAGTCTGGAACAGTTAAACAGCCCCTGCCAGAGGGTCCAAACGTGTGAGCAGGGTTATATGGGGATAAAACCTCCACCATATACTGTTGAGTCAGTCCATTCAGTGCTTTGgaagtcatttgtttctgaTCTCCTTTTATAAAGGAACTAACCCACTTactgaaaagtgaaaattcaGGCCACCGTGCccaagagaagaaaaggggaaagaaatgTAAGGTAAACCTGAGGCAACACACATAAAGAGTCAGAACATACTTCCACTTGTCTCAACTACTCAAACAGTctagttgaaaaaaaaaaaaacacttacatCATTGATGACGATTATTCCCAAAGTTTCCCTTCTCCCTATGGAGGAGGTTCAAGAGTTAAGGAATTCATTCAGCGTGTGGATCAACACATAGGAAAATAGTTCTGCCCCAGATTTTGCCCACAACCCACATACACACCCCacatggaatgatggcacttgggcaGCCACGGGTAAAACAGAGCAATACCAAAATGCTAACCAAAGATTCCAAAGGTGGCCCGGATTTATTTTgtgccatattcaccatttaccacgTGGGCCACTTTAGATTAAACTTTAACCTAGAGCACCGCATGTTTGCTAAAAAGaaaggcccacatttgttttgggatatttgggccacatttgttATTGGTGGGCAGTTTTATCCATTTTGccacaagaaggccagaagTGCCACATCACTGCCTGAAGTGGACCACAGCCGTATTATATCTGGGTCCCATCAGTTGAATCACTGTACCAACAAACGCAACATCACAAGGgctcaaaaaaataaaaacatctccCATCCTGCTCACCAGCTATTTCAACTGCAACCCACTAGGTGGCGATGCAGATCCTTATGCACCAAATCGTTCTGTTTAAAAAGCAGTTTCTTCCCCACAGCCATAAGGCCCCTGATCTCTCTGCAACAACCATCATGGACACTTTAAAGACGCTGCACTGTTACTCTACTGTATGTGATTTAGTCCTGTCCATAGTTTATCGTGTGTCATTATGTAATGTCGACGTCTTTGTAGTTTTTATGTTCATATGAGTTTTAAAATGCAGTGCACAATAAGAGTTGCATCGACGTGGTTTGTTGCCATTAAGAcatgattctgattctgatacgTGTGACAGGAAGCTGAAATAAGAGAAGAAGCCATCAATGCACAGCACCATGTTGTATTCCATCAAACAACAGCCAGGGCTATAGTTTATTAGTTTACtcagtttaaaaaagaacaagatTAACTATACTTTAATTAAACttctgtttgaaaaacaaaaaatctggtttctcttttttcacaggttaaaaaaaatgggaGAGGAAAATGCAAGAGAAAGCTAattcttttaaaagtattaatttGCCTCCCAGGGCTTCCATAGAGGAACACAGGATTAGACCtttgaaacatttcttttggCTGCATTATAATATAGCCATAAACACCAGGTATTGAGattttttctcacatttgttttctatctgagaggagacgagacaaAGTTCTGACACGATCAACTGTAAATGTATAATGTTTATTCTTTATGATAATTGTGgataatacaaacacaaaagacagtGAGCAAACAGAAGCTGGGATCAGTCATGGCAGGTTTGCACATTAACAGTGAAATCGTTTCACAGAATTTGATTTGATGCAGCAACAGACACAGGAGTaacttcttcttgtttttgttgatttgcagACGGGCAGCTGGTTTACGCGGATTCTTCATCCAATTGTTGCATGATGCTCTGAACCCACGGGAGCTTTGGATCCACACAGATTTCATGAGACTTCTTTGTcgtaaaactgaaacaaagggGGAGATGTTAATGTCATCTTGAGGATtgctattgtttttttatgaacattttgaaaGGATGCTAAATAGCTtcaagaaataagaaaataactGTATTTCGGAGTAAATGCAGaaatgacagagcagcagatgtaTAATGCACATAAGCAGTCGACCTAAATTagaatgtattatttaaaagtaatgacaAATAGATTTCCCTCTTCTAAAGTGGAATCAAACATGTATTCAAAGTCACTTATTTACGTTGGTGTATTACACATAATGATGGTGATGTAAACTCATTAATCAACACTTACAGGACGGCCTTCCTCGGACACCTGGAATCAGTGTCTTGATAGGAACTGATTCTAGCTTTCGCCAGTTCTCCTTGGTAAAAACCGAAGCAGCAGTCATCAGGACCCAGTCCATCTGAAAAGACAAATGTCGACCAATAAGACAACAACACCTCCGACACAGAACATGTTTAAGTATTAACATATAAGTCCGTCTTACTGTTGCAGAGCACTGAGGAGAGCAGTGCAGCTCCcaggacacacagcagcaggacgtgAAGGGCCCTCATGGCGGCTCGATGTAAATGTCtggagatgatggtgatggagatgaagagcACAGCTGCTGTTAGGGGCTTCTGAGAAAAATGGGTTGCGGGTTTATATTTATTGAGATCAacaatcttgttttttaaagaaagaaaaaggtgtCGCtggtgtggaggagggagggtgttGTTTGATGGATCGCAGAGGAAATGCAGTTGTGGTCGGAGATTCAgctcaaaccacacacacatatacactttaTAAATTATTGTTTCTGGTATTTACTATTAAAAGGCAAAAACACCTGTTGACgttaaggtacacaactgaagatgtGTCTCTAACATCGGCTAAGCTTACATCATCTGGCCTCTTAACTAGTGCGGAggaccttcaaacgtacaagggatattcaccttGTCCTGTGTtctaatatatatgtattatacacacacaaacacatatttacagtatatataccaTACGACCATTGGCCTCAccgtgtgtgcacgtgtggtccaggtattacttgTGTTGTGGGGACCTTGGTTTCAGGTCAGGGCTAGGCAAGTAGTTACTATGGTTACGTTTAGGAAATCAATCTAAGACATTGTGGTGTCCTTTGAAGTcttggagacgtgtgtgtgtgtgtgtcactgtttcCTCATGCAGAGTTCAACCCCCTATGACCGAACCTCATTTGTAAAATTGGTGTATTGCTCCTTTAACACAGACTCCTTTGATTCAAAGAGatgaacaacagaagaagaagaagtccaTCAGAAATTCTGCAACATGACTCATCACAATTACAGCACAGGTCATAATTTTTAAACTCAACAATTGACTAAAACACTTTAATGTGAACCTCGAGAAAAtgactcactctcactctactCATCATCTGTCAAACACATTTGCTACTTAGAGTGGATGAAAGGTCCTCTGGGAAACGTAGCCATTCAACAATAAAATGGTCGCACCTGGTTGGTTATGTACAgctctttattttaataaaaccatTTCAAGTGAGATACAGTTGCATGGTGACGCTCCCTTGTCTCCATGTGTCCATCACTCCTCTGCAGTACACAGATctcaaagagaaaaataaagacaatgcaaaacacacagagcccagGAAAGTAAAGACATCCAGATAATCCAACAGATCGATAACAGTATATTAACCTccttcattgaatttaaatatgattgaatttgttttttgacGCCTGTGGATtgattaaactgtgttttttgtagTGTTAGTGGAGCTGGGGGGGCACTTCATGGAAAATGGACAAACCATTTAAACCTACCGAGTGCTGATATGAACTGGTGATGCGAGGCACAACTCAGAGGCCTACGTATATGTGCCAAAAGCTTTATTGCAGTCCTGCGGTGAGTCATCACacttggtggggggggggggggggggggggtctcaacAAACAGGTACAAACTGCTTCACatataaaagacagaaaagtaaGAATACCTAAAATAACGTCAAATAAAAATAGTCATAGACCAaccattacaataataaaactagaatgagGTTAAATCAGGATATGCAATACGATTAAAGGGCATTTTCAGCTTTGAAGCTCCTGACTCAGTCTGTTGTATTTCCTCAGGCAAGGTGTTCCAAAACCTCTGAGCTCTTATTTCAAAGCTCTGGCCCCGATCGTCTTCAGCTGAGAGTCTGGAACAGTTAAACAGCCCCTGCCAGAGGGTCCAAACATGTGAGCAGGGTTATATGGGGATAAAACCTCCACCATATACTGTTGAGTCAGTCCATTCAGTGCAACAACCATCATGGACACTTTAAAGACGCTGCACTGTTACTCTACTGTATGTGATTTAGTCCTGTCCATAGTTTATCGTGTGTCATTATGTAATATCGACGTCTTTGTAGTTTTTATGTTCATATGACTTTTAAAATGCAGTGCACAATAAGAGTTGCATCGACGTGGT
The genomic region above belongs to Hippoglossus hippoglossus isolate fHipHip1 chromosome 18, fHipHip1.pri, whole genome shotgun sequence and contains:
- the LOC117779260 gene encoding eotaxin-like produces the protein MRALHVLLLCVLGAALLSSVLCNNGLGPDDCCFGFYQGELAKARISSYQDTDSRCPRKAVLFTTKKSHEICVDPKLPWVQSIMQQLDEESA